Proteins co-encoded in one Salvia splendens isolate huo1 chromosome 4, SspV2, whole genome shotgun sequence genomic window:
- the LOC121800279 gene encoding subtilisin-like protease: MEKIEGFVSARPQKRFSLHTTHTPNFLGLNMNMGVWNGTNYGEGVIIGVLDTGITPNHPSFDGADMPQPPAKWKGKCEFTGTACNNKLIGARNFIGGETGPPVDDEGHGTHTASTAAGNFVSGAGLFGMANGTAVGIAPRAHLAMYKVCAEACFETDILAAMDAAIDDGVDVLSLSLGGASVDFYADGIAIGAFAATQKGILVSASAGNAGPISSSLSNEAPWILTVGASTIDRNIVATAVLGNSAKYDGESLFQPSDFPSDKLLPLVDAGAGGNETAALCGPGALAELDVKGKIVLCQRGGGIARIDKGQTVKDAGGAAMILMNDELNAYNTIADPHVLPATHVSFDAGEKIRSYANSSSSPTASIIFKGTVIGNPLAPSVASFSSRGPNTASPGILKPDILGPGVSILAAWPVSVDNYTNEVAPFNMISGTSMSCPHLSGVAALLKSAHPDWSPAAIKSAIMTTATQANLGGKPIVDETSLPADIFAIGAGHVNPSSANDPGLLYDLQPEDYIPYLCGLNYTDEEVHAIVQEPVSCTNVTSIAEGQLNYPSMVVELPNDDSEQSFTRTVRNVGEGNSRYQSVIDFHGAAPIGISVDAELWFSDVNQTKTYQIHFFRHGDTNLTYAEGSLIWKSANRAVRMPISIKFV, from the coding sequence ATGGAGAAAATCGAGGGTTTTGTTTCTGCGCGGCCGCAGAAAAGATTCTCTCTCCACACAACCCACACTCCTAATTTCTTAGGGTTGAACATGAACATGGGCGTTTGGAACGGCACAAATTATGGTGAAGGTGTGATCATCGGAGTTCTGGACACCGGAATCACTCCAAACCACCCCTCTTTTGACGGCGCAGATATGCCCCAGCCGCCTGCGAAGTGGAAGGGCAAGTGCGAGTTCACTGGCACCGCGTGCAACAACAAGCTCATCGGCGCTAGGAATTTCATCGGTGGGGAGACGGGGCCGCCTGTCGATGACGAGGGCCACGGCACACACACTGCTAGCACGGCGGCCGGAAACTTTGTTTCCGGAGCAGGGCTTTTCGGAATGGCCAACGGCACGGCTGTAGGCATTGCGCCGCGAGCACATTTAGCTATGTACAAAGTTTGCGCCGAAGCCTGCTTCGAGACGGACATACTAGCAGCTATGGATGCCGCCATCGATGACGGCGTCGATGTGCTTTCGCTTTCCCTCGGCGGAGCTTCGGTTGATTTCTACGCCGACGGAATTGCTATCGGCGCCTTTGCAGCTACTCAGAAGGGGATTTTGGTGAGCGCTTCCGCTGGAAATGCAGGGCCGATTAGCTCTTCATTGTCGAACGAAGCTCCATGGATTCTCACTGTTGGTGCAAGCACCATCGACCGAAACATAGTGGCTACGGCGGTGTTAGGAAACTCAGCTAAATACGACGGCGAGTCGCTCTTTCAGCCTTCCGATTTCCCATCTGATAAACTCCTTCCTCTTGTTGACGCCGGTGCGGGCGGCAACGAGACCGCAGCTCTGTGCGGCCCCGGCGCCCTGGCAGAGCTTGACGTCAAGGGTAAAATCGTCCTCTGCCAGAGAGGCGGCGGGATCGCACGGATCGATAAGGGACAAACAGTCAAAGACGCCGGCGGTGCCGCCATGATCCTCATGAACGACGAGCTAAACGCCTACAACACCATAGCCGACCCCCACGTGCTTCCCGCCACGCACGTGAGCTTCGACGCGGGTGAGAAAATCCGGTCCTACGCAAACTCATCCTCGTCCCCGACTGCGAGCATTATCTTCAAAGGCACCGTGATCGGCAACCCACTTGCCCCCTCGGTCGCGTCATTCTCGTCAAGGGGGCCGAACACGGCCAGCCCGGGGATCCTGAAGCCGGACATCCTCGGCCCCGGCGTCAGCATCCTCGCGGCCTGGCCCGTGTCGGTCGACAACTACACGAACGAGGTCGCGCCCTTTAACATGATCTCCGGCACGTCCATGTCGTGTCCCCACCTCAGCGGGGTGGCCGCTCTGCTCAAGAGCGCCCACCCCGACTGGTCCCCAGCCGCGATCAAGTCCGCGATCATGACAACTGCCACGCAGGCGAATCTCGGCGGGAAGCCCATCGTCGACGAGACGAGCCTCCCCGCCGACATCTTCGCGATAGGAGCTGGCCACGTGAACCCGTCCAGCGCGAACGACCCGGGCCTCCTGTATGACCTCCAACCGGAAGACTACATTCCTTATCTGTGTGGCCTCAACTACACAGACGAGGAAGTGCATGCGATCGTGCAGGAGCCCGTCTCCTGCACGAACGTCACGAGCATAGCTGAGGGGCAGCTGAACTACCCATCGATGGTGGTGGAGCTCCCCAACGACGATTCCGAGCAGTCGTTCACGAGGACGGTGAGGAATGTGGGAGAGGGGAACTCGAGGTATCAGAGTGTGATCGATTTTCACGGAGCTGCGCCGATCGGCATAAGCGTGGACGCTGAGCTCTGGTTTTCTGATGTGAATCAGACTAAGACGTATCAGATTCACTTCTTCAGACATGGCGATACCAATCTGACTTACGCTGAAGGATCACTGATTTGGAAGTCAGCGAATCGCGCTGTAAGAATGCCGATTTCCATCAAATTTGTGTAA